ttttaaaatattttatattaaaattaatcttATCCAATTTTTTGAGTTAAATAGATAAGTATTcaacaattttttaattaattacacTCTGCAGTTAATTTTACTTCACTAGAGGTTGTATTTGTGAAATTTTGGTAAGAAACTAAAATGAGCATCTAATCTACAAAATCATATTCTACAAAAACAAATTTGTGGCAAAACCTATGCAACCTTCGATGCCACTACTTGTCTTGTTTCTATCTACACGTTTTTTAACTACGTTTCATCTTTCTTATTTATGTTTCTTCTAACTTCTAACTCTTAGCCTAAACACATTCTCaacactctctctctctttggAGATGGAAAGGAGACTCATGCATGCTATTCAGTACAATGCCTATGGTGGAGGATCCTCAGCCTTAAAGGTTCTTCAACTTCATCTTATTCTCTTATTTCttcatttctcttttaatttatcACCTTCTAAGTTTGATTTGAGTTATCGCAGCATGTTGAAGTTCCGATACCGAGTCCTCGTAAAAATGAAGTTTTGATAAAATTGGAAGCAGCTAGCATAAATCCATTTGATTGGAAAGTACAGAAACGCAAGCTATGGCCTATTTTGCCTCCAAAGTTCCCATATATACCTTGTAACTTCCTTTCCAACTCTTTTATTCAATTACATACTACAAATTGAACTTGATATTTaaatcttgatcttttctgtaatAGGTACTGATATAGCAGGAGAAGTCGTGGAGGTTGGTAAAAGTGTTAAAAAGTTCAAAGCTGGTGACAAAGTTGTAGGCTTGGTCAGCCCCTTTGTAAGTTGCTACCATACTATTCAGTTTGTTTGATATATTCAACAGTTTTCACTATCAACACTTACATGGCTGAGTTTATATTATGGTAGACTGGTGGAGGACTAGCTGAGTTTGCTGTTGTTAAGGAGTGTCTCACAGCTTCAAGACCACCAGAAGTCTCAGCATCCGACTGTGCTGGCTTACCTATTGCAGGTCTAACAGCTTTCCAAGCACTTTCCCAGTCAATAGGAATCAAACTCGATGGAAGCGGTAAGCGGAAAAACATTTTAATCACTGCTGCATCAGGTGGTGTAGGCCACTATGCAGTTCAATTAGCAAAATTGGGCAACACTCATGTGACTGCCACATGCGGTGCTCGAAACATCGAACTCGTCAAAAGCTTAGGAGCTGATGAGGTAATTGATTATAAGACACCAGAAGGTGCAGCATTAAAGAGTCCTTCTGGTAAGAAATATGATGCAGTGATTCATTGTGCAGTGGAAGTTCCATGGTCAACTTTTGAGCCTAATTTGAGCATGAATGGTAAGGTTGTAGACATAACTCCTACCTCTAGTTCAATGATGACATTTGCTCTTAAGAAACTTACCTGCTCCAGAAAACAACTTGTGCCATTGCTTTTGGTTCCAAAGGGTAAGAATCTTCAATATCTTGTTGATTTAGTAAAGCAAGGAAAACTTAGAACAGTGATTGACTCAAAATATCCAATAACAAAAGCTGAAGATGGTTGGGCAAAGAGTATTGATGGTCATGCAACTGGAAAGATCATTTTTGAGTTCTAAATATGCAGCATGGTGCTTAAGAATATATGTATACATACACTACATTATATGAATTGATAGAGTAATGCTGTGTTTATTTAATAGATAAGTGTTCTTAGAATACCCTTTTGTATAGGtgtttaattttgtatttttagcaCATTCCTACGAAATCAATTTGTAAAGAAATGCCACTTCATATAAACTCTTTTCAAATTATTTATCGTCGCAAAAGATAAATAATCATAGTTGAatctataattatttattaaaactcACAATCCATCACTAAATCATACAATTGTGAATGGAGGTTTACATAGCCATAataaatttgttttcttttttgtatTACGTCAAAATACTTTCGAGCTTGTTCTATCTCATCATTCTATCAAAACCATGATATCATTGCATTCCATGCTTAGAAACTTGTTAATGGAATTTGTTTCTGCCAATATGTTGCGTGGTTTTGTATTTACTCTCGACATGATTGAATTCTCACTACATtataacttgcaaattttaaagcCTAGTTTGTTAGTTTGTTctgaaattttcatattttattatgGTAATTTTGATGTGAAACTAATGCATAGTAGCATGCTAGATTGGTAGTTGATTGTGTTTATTATGCATTTATCTAGTTTATGCAAATTCTAACCTGATTCAGTGTATGATCTTGCAAGTATTTAATTTTATGGTATAAGATAATGAACTAGTATTATGGAATTTGGTTCAACCATGCCTTTTTTACCATGTCAATTTGATCATGCAACCGTGTGCTTGACAACGTTTACAGTTGTACTTAACCCGATAACCATGAATATctaatattttgtgtgttagaTTTTTAGCATCTATTGTTCCTTATATCTCATACTTTGTTATGCAATAAGTTGTAAAAAGATGCAAATATTTAGTAACATGTTACATAAGTTGAATTGAAAAAATATGCATAAACTTCCTTTTTATTAGATCAAAATTTGTACCGATATGATTGTATTAGGCATTATACAAAGGATAAATTTTAGAAGGAAAGGGGCTACAGAAGGCAATGCAAAATTCAGAAGAATTAACTTGCCACCCTTCACTTATATCTGACACCTTATAATATTGCAtacttttataattatatatattcttGTCTAAATTTACCAAATTCAAAAAGTATGATTttttaccgaaaatttcaaaactataccaatatcaaaatttttttaaatttccgaTAAATAATCATAATTTTCACGAGTTTTAACCAGGAAATTCAAAACTATACTgggaattttaaaaaaataccagAAATTTCTGGTAAAAAACTCATGCAAATTTGACCAGCAATATCGATATGTATGCGTTTTTATcgaaaattcaaaatttttagTAAAAACTCATGCATTTTATTACCAACAACTTTAAAATGTGTGCGTTTTTTACTAGAAATTACTGGTAAAAACGGTTGTATTTTTTAACGAAAATTTTAAAAACTCCTATTAAATTTTGTTTGGccattttgttctttttttttctcagggGCATTTTTGACATTATGAAaatatggggggggggggggggggggggggggggggttgctAGTTTAAATTGTTGGGTGACAAGTTAAATTCTCCAAAACTCATTAATGATATATTGTGCTCGTAACCGCCCATGGATCACAACATACACCCATTCACTTCTATGTAAAGACCCTTTCACTATAGTTGGAAAAGGGATACCATCGGTAAGGTATGGTATGGTTGTAAGTATGCTGCTTTCCATCATGGGGTTTGGCTTTAGTGATAAACTAAGTAATGTGCTACCTATATCAACGATTATCTtaaataaactttttaaaatatattggtCATGGGTTCAAAACCTAGCAATAGCAACTTAATTAAAGCGCGAATAAAATTAACATTTCACAACAGTTTTATATATATTCCAACCGTGGTAGTATGTAtatgagtttattataaaatatgtggAATTCTTGTTTTTCCTTACCCCTCAATAAACATATACAACCATTCAAATTAATTTAGAAGATAATAatctgaaaaattaaattattcttgaaaaccaacttagACGATCCACTATTTTTCGAATTTCGTGCATCTTGTAATTCATTTATCCCTCTTTAACATATAGAATTTGGTTCAATTCTCCAAGTTCTTCAAAGAAACAATTCATTCCcttatagtttattttgaaaaacatcaATTTGTTGAATAATTCAGACTCATCGTCATCACTGTCATCATAATAATCATCATCGTCGAATAAATAATGATGATGACCACAATGACGGTGAATCATGATTTCTCAACagatttatgtttttcaaaataaattagaAGAAAATGAATCATTGCTTTGAAGAACATGGAGTATTGAACCAAATTTTATGTGTTAAAGAGCGATAGATGAATTACAAGAtgtatgaaaatttaaaaatatttgttgatctaagttggttttcaaatataacttaatttttagattattattttttaaattaatttaaatgaatGTTCGGCGAAGGGTTAGTGAAACAAGAAATCTACATACGATATAATAAACTTAATTGTATCTTTTATCATTCTACATAGGAGACTAATGTTGTAAGAGattcacaaaaataaaacattggTAAATCGCAAGAAGGTTTTTCCTTATGACTTATTGATCggtaaattagcaagtgtactaatctgccaatgtagtaataataggaaatcccaaagtatcgatctcaaggactacgTACCAATACAGAGTTATGtattaattcaattaaacaaaaagcctcgGGGGTTAATGATTTAGAAATTATGAATTCAAttgcaaataaaagtaaaagatgtatttagccaaatatgagtaacatgtcaggataggtgtgtgcattaacatgtaacaattctgaactcttgtttcataacaaaatccaacttatcaattatcggttcttaagggtgtttgctcctaagtccttagtgggcaaacctttgaacattcatcctaaagccTAATTCCTTAGCGAATTATGATGATATCAAGCCTTTGAATTATCAAGAATATTCCGGTTACTGTAGGGTATCCCTAGttctaggtgatatctactatagtctaatggtacaaaaaccttaacaatggAGGTCCATCCTAATTGTTAGTCATatatcaatcttgttggtccgactaggaaagcgttaaaaaccttataccattaaattgaacgtgaaagataaatatattattgaaattcggaattcaaaatcatcaaaaatgttaatcagggacaccccctagcattggggggtttagctactcatatcattcaCACAAGTTACATAGATATCAAATAAATACATTACAATatggatgatgaactttgatcttcaattgcttctgctcatgagagttctccgttcttctccaattaTATATACTTTTCTTCTCAATTGTATATTTCTTCGTGTACAAAAAGATcctaaaatatttctttaaaactcaactaaatagtctaggtacaaatctcagccaaatgaaatgtctaaagtgcccccaaaatggagatttaatgaaaaaaaaccctaaaattggaagttttctcTCTGTCAGCAACACTGGCCGTGCAaggtgtaacaccccttactaaccacGCGGAAATTTAAACAAAttcattcagagtacatgaaaataagggtgccaaaatccataat
The Vicia villosa cultivar HV-30 ecotype Madison, WI linkage group LG6, Vvil1.0, whole genome shotgun sequence genome window above contains:
- the LOC131613850 gene encoding chloroplast envelope quinone oxidoreductase homolog, translated to MERRLMHAIQYNAYGGGSSALKHVEVPIPSPRKNEVLIKLEAASINPFDWKVQKRKLWPILPPKFPYIPCTDIAGEVVEVGKSVKKFKAGDKVVGLVSPFTGGGLAEFAVVKECLTASRPPEVSASDCAGLPIAGLTAFQALSQSIGIKLDGSGKRKNILITAASGGVGHYAVQLAKLGNTHVTATCGARNIELVKSLGADEVIDYKTPEGAALKSPSGKKYDAVIHCAVEVPWSTFEPNLSMNGKVVDITPTSSSMMTFALKKLTCSRKQLVPLLLVPKGKNLQYLVDLVKQGKLRTVIDSKYPITKAEDGWAKSIDGHATGKIIFEF